In Sphingomonas sp. R1, a single genomic region encodes these proteins:
- the nirB gene encoding nitrite reductase large subunit NirB: protein MEFLDPGTPLADDSPAQAGEPVVACAHLVVIGNGMAGCRAVEELLARDGTRFRITIFGAEPHVNYNRIMLSPVLAGEKTFQEIVINDTDWYARHGIELVAGDPVVAIDRTARTVTARSGRITGYDKLLIATGSDPFLIPVPGHDLPGVISFRDMADVDAMLAAANGGGDAVVIGGGLLGLEAAHGLSLRGMKVTVLHLMPTLMERQLDEAAGWLLKSALEARGQTILTGADTAAILGTDKVEGVQLKDGRVIPAKLVVMAVGIRPSVRLAREAGLAVGRGIQVDNHMVTSDANILAVGECVEHDGQCYGLVAPLWDMCRSLADGLVARANPYRGSVTSTKLKVAGLDVFSAGDFSGGEGCEDIVLRDAARGIYKRVVLKDDRIVGAVLFGDTGDGGWYFDLLKKGEDVAPIRDVLIYGQVFASGGGQADPKAAVAALSEDAEICGCNGVSKGQVVATINGGACSLDAVRAGCKASASCGSCTGIVEQLLALTLGEDGVQAGPKTMCKCTSYGHDEVRRAIVAQGMKAIPEVMQTLHWSTPDGCSSCRPALNYYLLCAWPGEYVDDQQSRFVNERLHANIQKDGTYSVVPRMWGGVTTPGELRAIADVVEKYNAPMVKVTGGQRLDIFGIRKEDLPAVWADLNAAGMVSGHAYAKALRTVKTCVGSEWCRFGTQDSTGLGIKLERGFWGSWMPHKFKMAVSGCPRNCAEATIKDFGVVCVDSGYELHVGGNGGIHVRATDLLVKVTTEEEAMHYAAAFVQLYREEARYLERTAPWIERVGLAYVKARVVEHEAGRDALAARFWHSQSFSQDDPWAERVAGADASLHQPLLAAAE, encoded by the coding sequence TGAACTACAATCGGATCATGCTCTCCCCGGTGCTGGCGGGCGAGAAGACGTTCCAGGAGATCGTGATCAACGATACCGACTGGTATGCCCGGCACGGCATCGAGCTTGTCGCCGGCGATCCGGTGGTGGCGATCGACCGCACTGCGCGCACCGTCACCGCGCGCTCGGGACGCATCACCGGCTATGACAAGCTGCTGATCGCCACTGGCTCCGATCCTTTCCTCATCCCGGTGCCCGGACACGACCTGCCCGGCGTGATCAGTTTCCGCGACATGGCCGATGTCGATGCCATGCTGGCAGCGGCGAACGGCGGCGGCGACGCGGTGGTGATCGGCGGCGGGCTGCTCGGGCTGGAGGCGGCGCACGGCCTCTCCCTGCGCGGGATGAAGGTCACGGTGCTCCACCTGATGCCGACGCTGATGGAACGGCAGCTGGACGAAGCAGCGGGCTGGCTGCTCAAGTCGGCGCTGGAGGCGCGCGGCCAGACGATCCTCACCGGCGCCGACACGGCCGCGATCCTCGGCACGGACAAGGTGGAGGGCGTGCAGCTGAAGGACGGCCGCGTGATCCCGGCCAAGCTGGTGGTGATGGCGGTCGGCATCCGTCCCTCGGTCCGGCTCGCCCGCGAAGCGGGGCTGGCGGTCGGGCGCGGCATCCAGGTCGACAATCATATGGTTACCAGTGATGCCAATATCCTCGCGGTCGGCGAGTGCGTCGAGCATGACGGGCAATGCTACGGCCTGGTCGCGCCGTTGTGGGACATGTGCCGCAGTCTGGCGGACGGGCTGGTGGCGCGCGCCAATCCCTATCGCGGCTCGGTCACCTCGACCAAGCTCAAGGTCGCCGGGCTCGACGTGTTCTCGGCCGGCGACTTCTCCGGCGGCGAGGGCTGCGAGGACATCGTCCTGCGCGATGCGGCACGCGGCATCTACAAGCGGGTGGTGCTGAAGGACGACCGCATCGTCGGTGCGGTGCTGTTCGGCGATACCGGCGACGGTGGCTGGTATTTCGATCTGCTGAAGAAGGGCGAGGACGTCGCCCCCATTCGCGACGTGCTGATCTACGGCCAGGTCTTCGCCTCGGGAGGGGGGCAGGCGGACCCTAAGGCGGCCGTTGCGGCGCTCTCGGAGGATGCCGAGATCTGCGGTTGCAACGGCGTTTCCAAGGGCCAGGTGGTCGCGACGATCAACGGCGGCGCGTGCAGCCTCGATGCGGTGCGGGCGGGCTGCAAGGCCTCGGCCAGCTGCGGATCGTGCACCGGCATCGTCGAGCAGCTGCTCGCGTTGACGCTGGGGGAAGACGGTGTTCAGGCCGGCCCCAAGACGATGTGCAAATGCACCAGCTACGGCCATGACGAGGTGCGCCGTGCGATCGTCGCGCAGGGCATGAAAGCCATCCCGGAGGTGATGCAGACGCTGCACTGGTCGACGCCCGACGGCTGTTCCTCCTGCCGCCCGGCGCTCAACTATTACCTGCTCTGCGCGTGGCCGGGGGAGTATGTCGACGACCAGCAGAGCCGCTTCGTCAACGAGCGGTTGCACGCCAACATCCAGAAGGACGGCACCTATTCGGTGGTCCCGCGCATGTGGGGCGGGGTGACCACGCCCGGCGAGCTGCGTGCGATCGCCGATGTGGTGGAGAAGTACAATGCGCCGATGGTGAAGGTCACCGGCGGCCAGCGGCTGGATATCTTCGGCATCCGCAAGGAGGATCTGCCCGCCGTCTGGGCCGATCTCAATGCGGCCGGCATGGTCTCGGGCCATGCCTATGCCAAGGCGCTGCGCACGGTGAAGACGTGCGTGGGTTCCGAATGGTGCCGCTTCGGCACGCAGGATTCCACCGGATTGGGCATCAAGCTGGAGCGAGGTTTCTGGGGCAGCTGGATGCCGCACAAGTTCAAGATGGCGGTCTCCGGCTGTCCGCGAAACTGCGCCGAGGCGACGATCAAGGACTTCGGCGTGGTGTGCGTGGACTCCGGCTACGAGCTGCATGTCGGCGGCAATGGCGGCATTCACGTCCGCGCGACCGACCTGCTGGTGAAGGTCACGACCGAAGAGGAGGCGATGCACTACGCCGCGGCCTTCGTGCAGCTCTACCGCGAGGAGGCGCGCTATCTGGAGCGCACCGCGCCGTGGATCGAGCGGGTGGGGCTCGCCTATGTGAAGGCCCGCGTCGTGGAACACGAAGCGGGGCGCGACGCGCTCGCCGCGCGCTTCTGGCATTCGCAATCCTTCAGCCAGGACGATCCCTGGGCCGAGCGCGTCGCCGGCGCCGATGCCAGCCTGCACCAGCCCCTTCTTGCCGCTGCGGAGTAA
- the nirD gene encoding nitrite reductase small subunit NirD, producing MTDWIDIGTLADLPLRGSRTLTLGGAPVAVFRTHDDQVFALIDRCPHKGGPLSAGIVHGHAVACPLHNMRIALATGAALGEDAGCTPVVPVRLEGERILLASPVRAAA from the coding sequence ATGACCGACTGGATCGATATCGGCACGCTTGCCGATCTGCCGCTGCGGGGCAGCCGTACCCTCACGCTGGGCGGCGCGCCGGTGGCGGTGTTCCGCACCCATGACGACCAGGTCTTCGCGCTGATCGACCGCTGCCCGCACAAGGGCGGGCCGCTGAGCGCGGGGATCGTCCACGGCCATGCGGTGGCCTGCCCGCTGCACAATATGCGGATCGCGCTCGCGACCGGCGCCGCCCTGGGCGAGGATGCCGGCTGCACGCCCGTGGTGCCGGTGCGGCTGGAGGGCGAGCGGATCCTCCTCGCCAGCCCGGTGCGGGCGGCGGCGTGA